A DNA window from Mycolicibacter hiberniae contains the following coding sequences:
- a CDS encoding SDR family oxidoreductase, whose translation MDVLVTGGDTELGRVIAEGFSEAGHNVTLAGLRSTELEVAAKELDAQAVVCDTTDPASMVQARGLFPHHLDTIVHVPAPQWQGGDPRGYSLADQATAWRSALDATVLSAVLTVGTVGDHLRSGGSIISVLPENPPDGSAEAAVKAALSNWTAGQATAFGTRGITVNVVAAGDGARPGYDGLTRVPPSGAAEIARLAVFLTSPAARHITGQTLHVGRGALACFG comes from the coding sequence ATGGATGTGCTGGTCACCGGTGGTGACACCGAATTGGGTCGCGTCATCGCCGAAGGATTCAGCGAGGCCGGCCACAATGTGACGCTTGCCGGCCTGCGGAGCACCGAACTCGAGGTGGCCGCCAAGGAACTCGACGCCCAAGCCGTCGTCTGCGACACCACCGACCCGGCCAGCATGGTGCAGGCCCGCGGGCTGTTCCCACACCATCTCGACACCATCGTCCACGTCCCGGCGCCCCAGTGGCAGGGCGGCGATCCGCGCGGCTATTCGCTGGCCGATCAGGCCACCGCGTGGCGTAGCGCGCTCGACGCCACCGTGCTGTCCGCGGTGCTGACCGTCGGGACCGTCGGCGATCATCTGCGCTCGGGTGGATCCATCATTTCGGTGCTGCCGGAGAACCCGCCGGACGGCAGTGCCGAGGCCGCCGTCAAGGCCGCGCTGTCGAACTGGACCGCCGGGCAGGCCACCGCTTTCGGCACCCGCGGAATCACTGTCAACGTGGTCGCTGCCGGCGACGGCGCCCGGCCCGGCTATGACGGGCTGACCCGCGTGCCTCCGAGCGGCGCGGCCGAAATCGCCCGTCTTGCGGTGTTTTTGACCTCTCCAGCGGCTCGGCACATCACCGGCCAGACCCTGCATGTCGGCCGCGGAGCGTTGGCCTGCTTCGGCTGA
- the modA gene encoding molybdate ABC transporter substrate-binding protein: MRRCRSVCGAVAAMLVGGLTACSSGPAGSSITVFAAASLEPVFIELATRFGADHPGVTVAFNFAGSSDLATQLVQGARADVFASANTTQMDNIAQADLLDGAAVPFATNTLVIVTEPGNPHAVGSLADLAAPGLSVVVCQVPVPCGAATRTVAEVAGVALHPVSEEPSVTDVLNKVTTGQADAGVVYRTEAQHAADKVTTVEFPEAARAVNTYPIAVLRETSHVGQARAFVDLVTGETGRTILRAAGFGRP; the protein is encoded by the coding sequence ATGCGACGTTGCAGGTCGGTGTGCGGTGCGGTGGCCGCCATGCTGGTGGGGGGCCTGACCGCCTGCAGTTCCGGCCCCGCGGGGTCGTCGATCACGGTGTTCGCCGCGGCTTCGCTGGAGCCGGTCTTCATCGAGCTCGCCACGCGGTTCGGCGCCGATCACCCGGGCGTGACGGTTGCCTTCAACTTCGCCGGGTCATCCGACCTAGCCACCCAGCTGGTGCAGGGCGCTCGCGCCGACGTCTTCGCCTCGGCCAACACCACCCAGATGGACAACATCGCGCAGGCCGATCTGCTGGACGGCGCGGCGGTGCCCTTCGCCACGAACACGCTGGTGATCGTGACGGAGCCGGGCAACCCGCATGCCGTGGGCTCCTTGGCCGACCTGGCCGCTCCCGGGCTGTCCGTGGTGGTGTGCCAGGTGCCGGTGCCCTGCGGGGCGGCCACCCGCACCGTCGCCGAGGTCGCCGGGGTCGCGCTGCATCCGGTCAGCGAGGAACCCTCGGTCACCGACGTCCTCAACAAGGTCACCACCGGACAGGCCGACGCCGGTGTCGTGTACCGCACCGAGGCGCAGCACGCCGCGGACAAGGTGACCACCGTGGAGTTCCCCGAGGCCGCCAGGGCGGTCAATACCTATCCGATCGCCGTGCTGCGGGAGACATCCCATGTGGGGCAGGCCCGCGCTTTCGTGGATCTGGTCACCGGCGAGACAGGACGCACGATCTTGCGCGCAGCCGGTTTCGGTAGGCCCTGA
- a CDS encoding ABC transporter permease has product MVGRPDDLPRWVYVPAALGAAFVVLPLAGIAVKVDWPHFWSLISSPSATTALQLSLRTAAASTVLCVLLGVPMALVLARSRAAVVRILRPLVLLPLVLPPVVGGIALLYAFGRLGLLGRYLEAAGVHIAFTTTAVVLAQTFVSLPFLVIALEGAARTAGADYELVAATLGARPSAVWWRVTLPLLTPGLVSGSVLAFARSLGEFGATLTFAGSLEGVTRTLPLAIYLQRVSDAEAAAAMSLLLVAVAVVVVGVLGARQWGRIR; this is encoded by the coding sequence ATGGTCGGCCGGCCTGATGACCTGCCGCGCTGGGTCTATGTGCCCGCCGCCCTCGGCGCGGCATTCGTGGTGTTGCCGCTGGCCGGGATCGCGGTCAAAGTCGACTGGCCGCATTTCTGGTCACTGATCAGCAGCCCATCGGCCACCACGGCACTGCAACTGAGCCTGCGCACAGCGGCGGCCAGCACCGTGCTGTGCGTGCTCCTGGGAGTGCCGATGGCCTTGGTGCTGGCGCGCAGTCGCGCGGCGGTGGTGCGGATCCTGCGACCGCTGGTGCTGCTGCCGCTGGTCTTGCCGCCGGTGGTGGGTGGCATCGCGCTGTTGTACGCCTTCGGCAGGCTGGGGCTGCTGGGCCGGTACCTGGAAGCGGCCGGGGTCCACATCGCCTTCACCACCACCGCGGTGGTGCTGGCACAGACGTTCGTGTCGCTGCCGTTCCTGGTGATCGCCCTCGAAGGTGCGGCGCGGACGGCCGGCGCCGATTACGAGCTGGTGGCGGCCACGTTGGGCGCCCGGCCCAGCGCCGTCTGGTGGCGCGTCACGCTGCCGCTGTTGACCCCCGGCCTGGTCTCCGGATCGGTGTTGGCGTTCGCTCGCTCCCTCGGAGAGTTCGGGGCGACGCTGACCTTCGCCGGATCCCTCGAAGGTGTCACCCGGACCCTGCCGCTGGCCATCTACCTGCAGCGGGTGTCCGACGCGGAGGCCGCAGCGGCCATGTCGCTGTTGTTGGTGGCCGTTGCCGTAGTGGTGGTGGGGGTGCTGGGCGCCCGGCAGTGGGGCCGCATCCGATGA